The Agrococcus carbonis genome has a window encoding:
- the infA gene encoding translation initiation factor IF-1 — MAKKDGVIEIEGTVIEALPNAMFRVELSNGHVVLAHISGKMRQNYIRILQEDRVIVELSPYDLSRGRIVYRYK; from the coding sequence ATGGCCAAAAAAGACGGCGTCATCGAGATCGAAGGCACGGTGATCGAGGCGCTCCCGAACGCGATGTTCCGCGTCGAGCTCTCGAACGGACACGTGGTGCTCGCGCACATCTCCGGCAAGATGCGGCAGAACTACATCCGCATCCTCCAGGAGGACCGCGTCATCGTGGAGCTCAGCCCCTACGACCTGAGCCGCGGCCGGATCGTCTACCGCTACAAGTGA
- the rpsK gene encoding 30S ribosomal protein S11 encodes MAAPKSAVRKPRKKDKKNIAVGHAHIKSTFNNTIVSITDTTGAVVSQVSGGGVGMKGSRKSTPYAAQLAAESAARQAQDHGMKKVDVFVKGAGSGRETAIRSLQAAGLEIGAIHDVTPQAHNGVRPPKPRRN; translated from the coding sequence ATGGCAGCTCCCAAGTCCGCGGTCCGCAAGCCGCGCAAGAAGGACAAGAAGAACATCGCGGTGGGCCACGCCCACATCAAGTCGACGTTCAACAACACGATCGTCTCGATCACCGACACCACCGGGGCCGTCGTCTCGCAGGTCTCGGGTGGCGGCGTCGGCATGAAGGGCTCGCGCAAGTCGACGCCCTACGCCGCGCAGCTCGCCGCCGAGTCGGCTGCGCGCCAGGCGCAGGACCACGGCATGAAGAAGGTCGACGTCTTCGTCAAGGGCGCAGGCAGCGGTCGTGAGACCGCGATCCGCTCGCTCCAGGCCGCCGGCCTCGAGATCGGCGCGATCCACGACGTGACGCCGCAGGCGCACAACGGCGTCCGCCCGCCGAAGCCGCGCCGCAACTAG
- a CDS encoding HPr family phosphocarrier protein: MAERTVTVESSHGLHARPASLFAQAAARASSPVTVAKGDKQVNAASILSVISLGVNKGDAVTIASDDEAALDELEQLLSTDHDA; encoded by the coding sequence ATGGCCGAGCGCACCGTCACCGTCGAGTCGTCCCACGGGCTGCACGCCCGCCCGGCTTCCCTGTTCGCGCAGGCCGCAGCCCGGGCGTCGAGCCCCGTCACCGTCGCCAAGGGCGACAAGCAGGTGAACGCGGCGAGCATCCTCTCGGTCATCTCCCTCGGGGTGAACAAGGGCGACGCCGTGACGATCGCCTCCGACGACGAGGCGGCGCTCGACGAGCTCGAGCAGCTGCTCAGCACCGACCACGACGCCTAG
- the rpsM gene encoding 30S ribosomal protein S13 has product MARIAGVDIPREKRVEIALTYIFGVGRTRSIQTLEATGIDRNTRVKDLTDDQLVALRDHIEGTFKVEGDLRREVTADIRRKVEIGSYEGLRHRRGLPVRGQRTKTNARTRKGKKQTVAGKKKAGR; this is encoded by the coding sequence ATGGCACGCATCGCAGGTGTCGACATCCCGCGCGAGAAGCGCGTGGAGATCGCACTGACGTACATCTTCGGCGTCGGCCGCACCCGGTCGATCCAGACGCTCGAGGCCACCGGCATCGACCGCAACACGCGCGTCAAGGACCTCACCGACGACCAGCTCGTCGCGCTCCGCGACCACATCGAGGGCACGTTCAAGGTGGAGGGCGACCTCCGCCGCGAGGTGACCGCCGACATCCGCCGCAAGGTCGAGATCGGCTCGTACGAGGGCCTCCGCCACCGTCGCGGTCTCCCCGTGCGCGGTCAGCGCACCAAGACGAACGCGCGCACCCGCAAGGGCAAGAAGCAGACGGTCGCCGGCAAGAAGAAGGCCGGCCGCTAA
- the rpmJ gene encoding 50S ribosomal protein L36 gives MKVHPSVKPICDKCKVIRRHGRVMVICENPRHKQRQG, from the coding sequence ATGAAGGTCCACCCCAGCGTCAAGCCCATCTGCGACAAGTGCAAGGTCATCCGCCGGCACGGTCGTGTGATGGTGATCTGCGAGAACCCGCGCCACAAGCAGCGTCAAGGTTGA
- a CDS encoding PTS mannitol transporter subunit IICB, producing the protein MTSTATPRQGGGARVAVQRFGTFLSGMIMPNIPALIAWGILTALFIDVGWLPNADLAQIVGPTIHFLLPILIAGTGGRMVYDTRGAVVGAFAVMGAIVGSDVLIDAFNAANPPAEGGSGLGYVHMFIGAMILGPLSAWVMKQLDKLWDGKVKAGFEMLVNMFSAGIVAFVMALVGFFAVAPIVNWIMSVVGGAVGWLVDTGLLWLASFLIEPAKVFFLNNAINHGVLTPLGSSEVATDGQSILFLLEANPGPGLGLLLAFSVFGVGAARATAPGAAIIQFLGGIHEVYFPYALMKPVLIVALVAGGASGVATNMLLGTGLAGPAAPGSIFAVATQAGLVGGGNLLGVLLSVVIAAAVTFVVAAVILRASRKRDLEREAAGEDALSAAVAQTTANKGKASDALSGLAASASAGGAAAAASTAGGAPAVASAPIRKIVFACDAGMGSSAMGASVLRNKIKKAGIEGVEVTNVSIANLDGSEDLVVTHQDLTARARHHNDRATHVSVENFMNSPKYDEVVSLVAESNRTE; encoded by the coding sequence ATGACCAGCACCGCAACCCCGAGGCAGGGAGGCGGCGCTCGCGTCGCGGTCCAGCGCTTCGGCACCTTCCTCTCCGGCATGATCATGCCGAACATCCCCGCGCTCATCGCGTGGGGCATCCTCACCGCCCTCTTCATCGACGTCGGCTGGCTGCCGAACGCCGACCTGGCGCAGATCGTCGGGCCGACGATCCACTTCCTGCTGCCGATCCTCATCGCCGGCACGGGCGGCCGGATGGTCTACGACACGCGCGGCGCCGTCGTCGGCGCGTTCGCCGTCATGGGCGCGATCGTCGGATCCGACGTGCTCATCGACGCCTTCAACGCCGCGAACCCGCCGGCGGAGGGCGGATCCGGCCTCGGCTACGTGCACATGTTCATCGGCGCGATGATCCTCGGCCCGCTCTCGGCGTGGGTCATGAAGCAGCTCGACAAGCTGTGGGACGGCAAGGTCAAGGCGGGCTTCGAGATGCTCGTCAACATGTTCTCGGCGGGCATCGTCGCCTTCGTCATGGCGCTCGTCGGCTTCTTCGCCGTCGCCCCGATCGTCAACTGGATCATGTCCGTCGTGGGCGGCGCCGTCGGCTGGCTCGTCGACACGGGCCTGCTGTGGCTCGCCTCGTTCCTCATCGAGCCGGCGAAGGTCTTCTTCCTCAACAACGCCATCAACCACGGCGTGCTCACGCCGCTCGGGTCGAGCGAGGTGGCGACCGACGGCCAGTCGATCCTGTTCCTGCTCGAGGCCAACCCGGGGCCGGGCCTCGGCCTGCTGCTGGCCTTCTCCGTCTTCGGGGTCGGCGCGGCCCGCGCGACCGCTCCCGGCGCGGCGATCATCCAGTTCCTCGGCGGCATCCACGAGGTCTACTTCCCCTACGCGCTCATGAAGCCGGTGCTCATCGTCGCCCTCGTCGCCGGCGGCGCATCCGGCGTGGCCACGAACATGCTGCTCGGCACCGGCCTCGCCGGCCCCGCGGCGCCGGGCTCGATCTTCGCCGTGGCGACGCAGGCCGGGCTCGTCGGGGGCGGCAACCTGCTGGGCGTGCTGCTCTCGGTCGTCATCGCCGCGGCCGTGACCTTCGTGGTCGCCGCGGTCATCCTGCGGGCGAGCCGCAAGCGCGACCTCGAGCGCGAGGCCGCCGGGGAGGACGCGCTCTCGGCCGCCGTGGCGCAGACCACGGCGAACAAGGGCAAGGCGTCGGATGCGCTGAGCGGCCTGGCCGCGAGCGCATCGGCGGGCGGCGCGGCGGCGGCCGCCTCGACCGCCGGGGGCGCGCCCGCGGTCGCGAGCGCACCCATCCGCAAGATCGTGTTCGCGTGCGACGCGGGCATGGGCTCGAGCGCGATGGGCGCGAGCGTGCTGCGCAACAAGATCAAGAAGGCGGGCATCGAGGGCGTCGAGGTCACGAACGTCTCGATCGCGAACCTCGACGGCAGCGAGGATCTCGTCGTCACGCACCAGGACCTCACGGCCCGCGCCAGGCACCACAACGACCGCGCGACGCACGTGTCGGTCGAGAACTTCATGAACAGCCCCAAGTACGACGAGGTCGTCAGCCTCGTCGCCGAGTCGAACCGCACGGAATAG
- a CDS encoding adenylate kinase gives MPNLLIVGPPGAGKGTQAVRIAEALGVPAVSTGDIFRQNIKEQTELGQRVSAILDAGEYVPDSLTNELIDDRLAQDDAAGGYLLDGYPRTAGQVEFLDGVNLRRGEELDAVVRLVADTDEVVRRLLARAADQGRSDDTEAVIRHRLEVYERETAPLIAIFAERGLVVEVDGIGAVDEVTERILAGLAARGVAA, from the coding sequence ATGCCGAACCTCCTCATCGTCGGACCGCCCGGGGCGGGCAAGGGCACGCAGGCCGTGCGCATCGCCGAGGCGCTGGGGGTGCCCGCCGTCTCGACCGGCGACATCTTCCGGCAGAACATCAAGGAGCAGACCGAGCTCGGTCAGCGCGTCTCCGCGATCCTTGACGCGGGCGAGTACGTGCCCGACTCGCTCACGAACGAGCTGATCGACGACAGGCTCGCGCAGGACGACGCCGCCGGCGGCTACCTGCTCGACGGCTACCCGCGCACGGCGGGCCAGGTGGAGTTCCTCGACGGCGTCAACCTGCGCCGCGGCGAGGAGCTCGACGCGGTCGTGCGCCTGGTCGCCGACACCGACGAGGTCGTGCGCCGGCTGCTCGCGCGCGCGGCCGACCAGGGCCGCAGCGACGACACCGAAGCGGTCATCCGCCACCGGCTCGAGGTCTACGAGCGCGAGACGGCGCCGCTCATCGCGATCTTCGCCGAGCGCGGCCTCGTCGTCGAGGTCGACGGCATCGGCGCGGTCGACGAGGTGACCGAGCGCATCCTCGCAGGGCTCGCCGCGCGAGGCGTCGCCGCCTGA
- the rplQ gene encoding 50S ribosomal protein L17 gives MPKPTKGPRLGGGPAHERLLLANLAAALFTHKSIKTTETKAKRLRPVAERLITFAKRGDLHARRRVLGVIGDKGVVHELFTEIAPLVAEREGGYTRITKLGFRKGDNAPMAQIELVLEPVQKKASKSKAAAAAQSAAADQEAAEAKAEEAKAAEAAAEVEQAEEAPAEEPAADEAAEAPAEDDKQ, from the coding sequence ATGCCCAAGCCCACCAAGGGTCCCCGCCTCGGAGGCGGTCCTGCGCACGAGCGCCTGCTGCTCGCGAACCTCGCGGCTGCGCTCTTCACGCACAAGTCGATCAAGACGACCGAGACCAAGGCCAAGCGCCTGCGTCCCGTCGCTGAGCGCCTCATCACGTTCGCGAAGCGCGGCGACCTGCACGCGCGCCGCCGCGTGCTCGGCGTGATCGGCGACAAGGGCGTCGTGCACGAGCTGTTCACCGAGATCGCCCCGCTCGTCGCGGAGCGCGAGGGCGGCTACACGCGCATCACGAAGCTCGGCTTCCGCAAGGGCGACAACGCCCCGATGGCGCAGATCGAGCTCGTGCTCGAGCCGGTGCAGAAGAAGGCGTCGAAGTCGAAGGCCGCCGCTGCCGCGCAGTCGGCCGCCGCCGACCAGGAGGCCGCCGAGGCGAAGGCCGAGGAGGCCAAGGCCGCCGAGGCCGCGGCCGAGGTCGAGCAGGCTGAGGAGGCCCCCGCCGAGGAGCCCGCAGCCGACGAGGCCGCCGAAGCGCCCGCCGAGGACGACAAGCAGTAG
- a CDS encoding DNA-directed RNA polymerase subunit alpha yields MLIAQRPTVTEEIIAEHRSRFTIEPLEPGFGYTLGNSLRRTLLSSIPGAAVTSIRLDGVLHEFSTIAGVKEDVTEIILNIKQLVVSSEHDEPVVAYLSRQGAGTVTAADITAPAGVEIHNPELVLATLNDSAKLQLELTIERGRGYVSAAQNRDEFAEAGVIPVDSIYSPVLKVTYRVDATRAGERTDFDSLVVDVESKPAISPRDAIASAGRTLVELFGLTRDLNAEAEGIEIGQAPAEAIGSGELATPIEELDLSVRSYNCLKREGINTVSELVALSETQLMNIRNFGQKSVDEVKDKLAELGLSLKDAVPGFDGAHFYSGYDEDAR; encoded by the coding sequence GTGCTGATCGCCCAGCGCCCCACTGTCACCGAGGAGATCATCGCCGAGCACCGCTCGCGGTTCACGATCGAGCCGCTCGAGCCGGGCTTCGGCTACACCCTCGGCAACTCCCTCCGCCGCACGCTCCTGTCGTCGATCCCCGGCGCCGCCGTCACCAGCATCCGCCTGGACGGCGTGCTGCACGAGTTCTCGACGATCGCGGGCGTGAAGGAGGATGTCACCGAGATCATCCTCAACATCAAGCAGCTCGTGGTCTCGTCGGAGCACGACGAGCCCGTCGTCGCCTACCTCTCGCGCCAGGGCGCGGGCACGGTGACGGCTGCCGACATCACGGCGCCCGCCGGCGTCGAGATCCACAACCCCGAGCTCGTGCTCGCGACGCTGAACGACTCGGCGAAGCTGCAGCTCGAGCTCACGATCGAGCGCGGCCGCGGCTACGTCTCGGCCGCGCAGAACCGCGACGAGTTCGCCGAGGCCGGGGTCATCCCGGTCGACTCGATCTACTCGCCGGTGCTCAAGGTCACCTACCGCGTCGACGCGACGCGTGCGGGTGAGCGCACCGACTTCGACTCGCTCGTCGTCGACGTCGAGTCGAAGCCGGCGATCTCGCCGCGCGACGCCATCGCGTCGGCCGGCCGCACGCTCGTCGAGCTCTTCGGCCTCACGCGCGACCTGAACGCCGAGGCCGAGGGCATCGAGATCGGGCAGGCGCCCGCCGAGGCCATCGGCTCGGGCGAGCTCGCGACGCCGATCGAGGAGCTCGACCTGTCGGTGCGCTCGTACAACTGCCTCAAGCGCGAGGGCATCAACACGGTCTCGGAGCTCGTGGCGCTCAGCGAGACGCAGCTGATGAACATCCGCAACTTCGGCCAGAAGTCGGTCGACGAGGTCAAGGACAAGCTCGCCGAGCTCGGCCTGTCGCTCAAGGACGCGGTGCCCGGCTTCGACGGCGCGCACTTCTACAGCGGCTACGACGAGGACGCTCGCTGA
- the map gene encoding type I methionyl aminopeptidase gives MRGRGHYKSRRELAAMREPGRITALALEAVERAIRAGVTPLELDAIAERVIREHGAEPNFAMEPGYDHTLCVGVNDVVVHGIPDDRPLHPGDLVTVDCGATIGGFHGDAAITVVVPGGDPERTAERQHLSDTTRDALWHGIAALARAKQLGEVGAAVEDHIDAASDYGISDDYIGHGIGRAMHEEPPVFNYRTRVMGPAVKPGLCVAIEPIIHAGSTSTTTDADGWTVRTDDGSDACQWEHSVAVHTGGIWVLTALDGGAAGLAPFGIVPQPIADR, from the coding sequence ATGCGGGGGCGCGGGCACTACAAGTCGCGGCGCGAGCTCGCGGCCATGCGCGAGCCCGGCCGCATCACCGCCCTCGCGCTCGAGGCGGTCGAGCGCGCGATCCGCGCGGGCGTCACGCCGCTCGAGCTCGACGCGATCGCGGAGCGCGTGATCCGCGAGCACGGCGCCGAGCCGAACTTCGCGATGGAGCCCGGCTACGACCACACGCTGTGCGTCGGCGTCAACGACGTCGTCGTGCACGGCATCCCCGATGACCGGCCGCTGCACCCCGGCGACCTCGTCACGGTCGACTGCGGCGCGACGATCGGGGGGTTCCACGGCGACGCGGCGATCACGGTCGTCGTGCCCGGCGGCGACCCCGAGCGCACGGCCGAGCGCCAGCACCTCAGCGACACGACCCGCGACGCGCTCTGGCACGGCATCGCGGCGCTCGCGCGCGCGAAGCAGCTCGGCGAGGTCGGTGCCGCGGTCGAGGACCACATCGACGCGGCGAGCGACTACGGCATCAGCGACGACTACATCGGGCACGGCATCGGCCGCGCGATGCACGAGGAGCCGCCGGTCTTCAACTACCGCACGCGCGTCATGGGGCCGGCCGTCAAGCCGGGCCTGTGCGTCGCGATCGAGCCGATCATCCACGCCGGCTCGACCTCGACGACGACGGATGCGGACGGCTGGACCGTGCGGACCGACGACGGCTCCGACGCGTGCCAGTGGGAGCACTCGGTCGCCGTGCACACGGGCGGCATCTGGGTGCTCACCGCCCTCGACGGCGGCGCCGCGGGCCTCGCGCCCTTCGGGATCGTGCCGCAGCCCATCGCCGACCGCTGA
- a CDS encoding mannitol-1-phosphate 5-dehydrogenase — translation MRAVHFGAGNIGRGFVGLLLHRAGYEVTFVDVNAELIAMLRAADAYEVREVGADAAVHTVTGFTGIDSSADPEAAARAVADADVVTCAVGPTVLRFIAPVIRAGLERRPESAAPVAVMACENAIGATDTLRDLVLDGAEALAARAVFANTAVDRIIPPQDPAGLDVVVEDFFEWSIDRTPFAGAEPAIPDAHFVDDLAPSIERKLFTVNTGHAATAYAGWIAGADTIAHALQEPAIRAAVDAALADTSRLLVAKFGFDPDAHAAYAARAIERFQNPALPDTCERIGRQPLRKLSRHERFVQPAAELLERGDRADGLIAAYGTALRFDAPGDEQAAELQRLLTELEPAAFVAQVSGIDGAHPLQPALVDQVAAARR, via the coding sequence ATGCGGGCCGTCCACTTCGGCGCCGGCAACATCGGGCGCGGCTTCGTCGGGCTGCTGCTGCACCGCGCCGGCTACGAGGTGACGTTCGTCGACGTCAACGCCGAGCTCATCGCGATGCTGCGGGCGGCGGATGCGTACGAGGTGCGCGAGGTCGGCGCCGACGCTGCCGTCCACACCGTCACGGGCTTCACGGGCATCGACTCGAGCGCCGACCCCGAGGCCGCGGCGCGAGCGGTGGCGGATGCGGACGTCGTCACGTGCGCGGTCGGGCCGACCGTGCTGCGGTTCATCGCGCCCGTCATCCGGGCGGGGCTCGAGCGACGGCCCGAGTCGGCGGCGCCGGTCGCGGTGATGGCGTGCGAGAACGCCATCGGCGCGACCGACACCCTGCGCGACCTCGTGCTCGACGGCGCCGAGGCGCTCGCGGCGCGCGCGGTGTTCGCCAACACGGCCGTCGACCGCATCATCCCGCCGCAGGACCCCGCAGGGCTCGACGTGGTCGTCGAGGACTTCTTCGAGTGGTCGATCGATCGCACGCCGTTCGCCGGCGCCGAGCCCGCGATCCCCGACGCGCACTTCGTCGACGACCTCGCGCCCTCGATCGAGCGGAAGCTCTTCACCGTCAACACGGGGCACGCCGCGACCGCGTACGCGGGCTGGATCGCGGGAGCCGACACGATCGCGCACGCGCTGCAGGAGCCCGCGATCCGCGCCGCCGTCGACGCGGCGCTCGCCGACACCTCCCGGCTCCTCGTGGCGAAGTTCGGCTTCGACCCCGATGCCCACGCGGCCTACGCGGCGCGCGCGATCGAGCGCTTCCAGAACCCGGCGCTGCCCGACACGTGCGAGCGCATCGGCCGCCAGCCGCTGCGCAAGCTCTCGCGCCACGAGCGCTTCGTGCAGCCCGCCGCCGAGCTGCTCGAGCGCGGCGACCGCGCCGACGGCCTCATCGCCGCCTACGGCACGGCCCTCCGGTTCGACGCGCCCGGGGACGAGCAGGCCGCCGAGCTCCAGCGCCTGCTGACCGAGCTCGAGCCCGCCGCCTTCGTCGCGCAGGTCAGCGGCATCGACGGGGCGCATCCGCTGCAGCCCGCGCTCGTCGACCAGGTCGCCGCCGCGCGACGCTGA
- a CDS encoding PTS sugar transporter subunit IIA yields MPVLALEQITTSPTATTKEEAIQEAADMLVAAGAVTPDYADAMREREASVSTYMGNLLAIPHGTNESKDSILDSGLSVARYETPLDWDGNPVKFVIGIAGKDGGHLEILSKIAIVFADEDEVAKLEAAPDAAAILELLGDVNE; encoded by the coding sequence ATGCCCGTCCTCGCCCTCGAGCAGATCACGACCTCGCCCACCGCGACCACGAAGGAGGAGGCCATCCAGGAGGCGGCGGACATGCTCGTCGCAGCGGGGGCCGTGACGCCGGACTACGCCGACGCGATGCGCGAGCGCGAGGCGAGCGTGTCGACCTACATGGGCAACCTGCTGGCGATCCCGCACGGCACGAACGAGTCGAAGGACTCGATCCTCGACTCCGGGCTCTCGGTCGCGCGCTACGAGACGCCGCTCGACTGGGACGGGAACCCGGTGAAGTTCGTGATCGGCATCGCGGGCAAGGACGGCGGCCACCTCGAGATCCTGTCGAAGATCGCGATCGTCTTCGCCGACGAGGACGAGGTGGCGAAGCTCGAGGCGGCGCCCGACGCGGCGGCCATCCTCGAGCTGCTCGGCGACGTCAACGAGTGA